One part of the Pecten maximus chromosome 1, xPecMax1.1, whole genome shotgun sequence genome encodes these proteins:
- the LOC117336481 gene encoding vesicle-associated membrane protein 3-like — MKKKHKKDKKAKKEKKDKKNKENGYSKDDLYLFELNDVHSASTPNIKNLPEEIVPLRPAQRSKSLDELREEAQEVTDIMMDNVVKIRDREGKLDDLCEKAESLNASTEMFQRTSVLIRRKQWWRNKKMTVLLIVVGACFLVLLTVVITLSASGSI; from the exons ATGAAAAAGAAACACAAGAAAGATAAAAAGGCGAAAAAGGAAAAGAAGGACAAAAAGAACAAAGAAAATGGATATTCGAAAGACGATTTGTATCTCTTTGAACTTAACGATGTTCACAGTGCTAGTACTCCAAATATTAAGAATCTACCGGAGGAGATTGTTCCACTAAGGCCAGCCCAGCGCTCAAAAAGTCTCGATGAGCTCAGGGAAGAGGCACAAGAAGTAACAGACATTATGATGGACAATGTCGTTAAAATTAGAGACAGGGAAGGCAAACTCGACGATCTCTGTGAAAAGGCGGAGAGCCTGAACGCCTCG ACTGAGATGTTCCAGAGGACCTCTGTGCTAATACGAAGAAAACAATGGTGGAGAAATAAGAAAATGACTGTTTTGCTAATTGTTGTAGGTGCTTGTTTCCTAGTTCTTTTAACTGTAGTCATAACACTTAGTGCCTCAGGCAGTATTTAG
- the LOC117336490 gene encoding synaptobrevin-B-like: protein MKKKHKQEKKAKKEKKNKKGKDNGYSEDDLYLFESNEVHSASTPNIKNLPEEIVPLRPAQRTKSLDELREEAQEVTDIMMDNVVKIRDREGKLDDLCEKAESLNATTEMFQKTSVSIRRKQWLKNKKRTIMLIAAGVCCLIIITIVLMILFIP from the exons ATGAAAAAGAAACACAAGCAagaaaaaaaggcaaaaaaggaaaagaaaaacaaaaagggGAAAGACAATGGATATTCGGAAGACGATTTGTATCTGTTTGAATCAAACGAAGTTCACAGTGCTAGTACTCCAAATATTAAGAATCTACCGGAGGAGATTGTTCCACTAAGGCCAGCCCAGCGCACAAAAAGTCTCGATGAGCTCAGGGAAGAGGCACAAGAAGTAACAGACATTATGATGGACAATGTCGTTAAAATTAGAGACAGGGAAGGCAAACTCGACGATCTCTGTGAAAAGGCGGAGAGCCTGAACGCTACG ACTGAGATGTTCCAGAAGACGTCGGTGTCGATACGAAGAAAACAATGGTTGAAAAATAAGAAACGGACTATAATGCTTATTGCTGCAGGTGTCTGTTGCTTAATTATTATAACTATAGTACTAATGATACTTTTCATTCCTTAG